In a single window of the Balaenoptera acutorostrata chromosome 3, mBalAcu1.1, whole genome shotgun sequence genome:
- the GPHB5 gene encoding glycoprotein hormone beta-5, translating into MRLAYLFLGPAALLLLAGCGCVLSTSGGNLRTFVGCAVREFTFLAKKPGCRGLRITTDACWGRCETWEKPILEPPYIEAHHRVCTYNETKQVTVKLPNCAPGVDPFYTYPVAVRCDCGACSTATTECETI; encoded by the exons ATGAGGCTGGCATACCTCTTCCTTGGCCCCGcggccctcctcctcctggctggCTGCGGCTGTGTCCTCAGCACCTCCGGCGGGAACCTGCGCACGTTTGTGGGCTGTGCGGTGAGAGAGTTTACTTTCCTGGCCAAGAAGCCGGGCTGCAGGGGCCTTCGGATCACCACGGATGCCTGCTGGGGCCGCTGTGAAACCTGGGAG AAGCCCATTCTGGAACCCCCCTACATTGAAGCCCATCATCGAGTCTGTACCTACAATGAGACCAAACAGGTGACAGTCAAGCTGCCCAACTGTGCCCCGGGAGTCGACCCCTTCTACACCTACCCCGTGGCTGTCCGCTGTGACTGTGGGGCCTGCTCGACTGCCACCACGGAGTGTGAGACCATCTGA